In Carbonactinospora thermoautotrophica, the genomic stretch TGCCGGCCACGATCTTCGCCTTCTCGCGCTGCATGATCGAAGACGTCAAGCGCGCAATCGACTGCGGTGTGGCCGGTGTCGTCATGGAGATCCCGTCCAGCCGCCACCTGATCGAAGCGGGTTACCGGTGGAGCGTCGAGAAGGCCGTCGAGCTGTCCATCGAGGCGACCAGGTTCGCCCACGAGAACGGGCTGCTCGTCTCGTTCTTCCCGATCGACGCGACCCGGGCTGAGAGCGAGGACTACTTGTCCCTGGTGGAGGCCGTCGCGAAGGACGGCCACATCGACTCGCTGGGCTTGGTCGACACCTTCGGTGTGCTGGCACCACACGCCGTGGAGCGATTCGTGCGCGCGAGTCGTGAGCGCCTTGACGTCCCTCTGGAGACGCACTTCCACATGGACTACGGCTTGGGCGTCGCCAACACGCTCACCGCCGCCGCAGCCGGCGCGACTGTTCTCCAGACCACGGTGAGCGGCCTTGGCGAGCGAGCCGGCAATACCCCGATGGAGGAGACCGTGGTCGCCCTCAAGACGCTCTACGGCAAGGACATCGGCATCAAGACCGAGGCGCTCACTCCGCTCGCCCGCTTGGTCGCCAAGTTGAGCGGCGTCGAGCAGCCAAGCAACAGGCCGGTCACGGGCAAGCGCCTCTTCCAGATCGAGTCCGGCATCGTGAGCAGCTGGTGGCGCAACGTACGAGAGAGCGCACCGGCTGAGGTGTTCCCGTACCTGCCTTCGCTCGTCGGCCAGGAGGAACCGCGCCTGGTCCTCGGCAAGGGCAGCGGCCTTGACAACGTCAAGGACGCCCTCGAACGGCTCGGCATGCAGGCCACTGACGAGGAGATTTCGGAGATTCTCACGGCCGTCAAGAAGCGTGCTCTCGAGCTCCGCGGCCTGCTCGACGACGACGAGTTCCGCGGCATCGTGCGGCAGGTCCAGCAGCAGAAGGCGCTGTCGGGTCCGCTGACCGAGCAGGCCGTTGCGGCACCGTGACCCGGTGCCCGGCGCTCTGGCAGGACCAACGACAAGGAGGGTGGCATGCCGACAGTTCGCTGTGGCGACGTGGACATGTACTACGAGGAGTCAGGCAGCGGAGAGCCGATCGTCTGGATCCCAGGCACCGGCTTGCTGGGCTCGACGTGGCACAGGCACCAAGTGTCGGCGTTCGCGTCTCGCTACCGCTGCCTGACCCTGGACCTGCGGGGCAGCGGTCGCACAGTCGGCGGCGGGGACAACTTCACCGTGGCCGATCTCGCCTACGACGTCGCCCGCCTGATGGACGAGCTGGAGATCGCCTCGGCACATCTGGTCGGGCTCAGCCTGGGCTCGGCGGTGGTCCAGGAACTGGCGCTACACCGGCCGGATCTGGTACGGACCGCCGTCCTCATCGGCACGTGGTCCTCGACGCAGCGTGAGCATCACATCCGGCGGCACTTCGAGTCCCGGCTGTACGCCCTCGAGCACGGGCCGCTCGACGTGTTCACGCGGTTCGCGTTCTGGATGTCCTCCCCGAGCGTCGTGGACCACGAGCCCGAGCTCCAGCAGGCCGTGGAGCAGGAACTGGCGGCGCACACGTCCACCAGGCTGGAGGGCACCGCCGCGCACTTCAGAGCCGACCTTGCGCACGAGACACGCGAGCGCCTGGCAGACATCTCATGCCCGACTCTGGTCCTCCACGGAGCGGACGACCTCATCACGCTCCCTTGGTACAACGAGCAGGTCGCGGCTCTGATCCCCAACGCCACTCTCCGGACCATCCCGCGCGCGGGCCATCTGGTCTGGCTGGAGCGGCCCAACGCGGTCAACAGGTGCATCGAGGAGTTCCTCGATTCGCAGAGGAAGATCGAGGAGTCCGTCGACGACGAGAAGGTGACGACATGACAGTGCGCGAGGAACTGCGCGTACCTGGGCTGCCCACACCGATCAGCCACTACACCGACGCGGTGCGGTTCGGAGATCTGCTATTTGTCTCCGGCTGCGCACCGATCGACGAGAACGACCAACTCGTCGGCGCCGGCGATGTCGTGGCGCAGACGAGACAAGTGCTGCTTAACCTGCAGAAGGTGCTCAAGCACGCAGGCGCCGACTTCAGCGATGTACTCAAGGTCACCGTCTTCATGGTCGACGTCTCAGCACGCCGTGAAGTGAACCGGGTGCGCGAGGAGTTCTTCGGCGACGCCCGACCGGCAAGCACCCTCATCCAGGTGTGCGACCTCGCCATCCCCGGAATGCTCATCGAGATCGAGGCCGTCGTCGGCCTGCCGTCGTGAACCCCGAACCGCCCACCTCATCGGAGAGGACGAGTGATCCGATTGCGTTTCCCGTTCCGATTGCGGCCGCTGGTGGTGCACGCTCACTGCGATCTGCCGTGCGGCGTGTACGACCCTGCGCAGGCGCGTATCGAAGCCGAGTCGGTGAAGGCGATCTGCGAGAAGTATCAGCAAAACGAGGACCCGGTCTTCCGCGCTCGCGCCATCCAGATCAAGGAGCAGCGGGCCGACCTCGTGAAGCACCACCTCTGGGTGCTCTGGACCGACTACTTCAAGCCGCCGCACTTCGAGCGGTACCCGCACCTGCACCAGCTGTTCAACGAGGCCACCAAGCTCGCTGGTGCCGCTGGCGCTAAGCAGGCAACCGACCCGGCGAAGGCGGAGGAGCTCCTCGACAAGATCGACGAGATCGCGAAGGTTTTCTGGGAGACGAAGCAGGCGTGAGCAGCCGGCCAGCAGCGGGCGTGGCGGCCCGGATGACCATGACTTTGCCCGGGCCGCCACGCCTCACCACGGTGGAGACGATGCGGTGGCCGACATCGTGAACCTGGCAGCGGTGACCGTCGTACGTGATGGGAAACCGCTTCTCGACTCGGTCGACTGGACCGTCCGTCAGGGCGAGCGCTGGGTCGTGCTCGGCCCGAACGGCGCCGGGAAGACGACACTGTTACGTGTCGCTGCGACGACCATCCATCCGAGCTCGGGGTCCGCAGCGGTTCTCGGCCAACTCCTCGGGCGCGTGGACGTCTTCACGTTGCGGCCGCGCATCGGTTTGGCCAGCGTCGCGGTGGCCGACCAGCTCCCGCGGCATGAACCGGTGCGAGACGTCGTCATGACCGCGCTGCACGCCGTCGTCGGGCGATGGCGGGAGCCGTACGACACCGCCGACGAGCAGCGGGCGGCGTACCTGCTGGACCAACTCGGCGTCGGCGCCTTGCACGACCGGCACTTCGGCAGCCTCTCCGAAGGCGAACGCAAGCGTGTGCTGATCGCCCGCGCCCTCATGGCCGAACCCGAGTTGCTGCTGCTCGACGAGCCAGCCGCAGGCCTGGACTTGGGTGGTCGCGAGGAGTTGGTCCACCGGCTGGGCATGCTTGCGCGTGATCCACTGTCACCGGCCACTGTCCTCGTGACGCATCACGTTGAGGAGATCCCGGAGGGGTTCACCCACGCACTGATGCTCCGCCACGGACGTGTCGTCGCGGCCGGCCCTATCGAGCAGACACTCACCGCGGCGAATCTCTCCGCGTGCTTTGGGTTGCCGCTGGAGGTTCACCGCGAGCGTGGACGGTGGACCGCCCGAACGGTCGCCATCGGTGCACACAAGCGCCTCGTTGACGCCGGAGAACCCACCCGGTAGAGCTCGCGGGTGGCAACCAAGCGCTCGGCCACGGCGTGGTCGAACCCACAGGCGGAACGAAGACGCGGCGGATGAGCCGTTCGGCACGCTCGTCCGACAGCTCGCGCTGAGCCTGCTGGCTGAGTGAAGGCTGCGGGGTGCTCAGCGCAGCGGTGATCCTCGGCGAGACCGCCGGTGTGGGCCGGTTCCGTTCCAAGGCCGCGTTCGCCCGGTTCAACGGCACCGCCCCGATCCCGGTCTGGTCCGCCACCACCGAGCGGGTCCGGCTGTCCCGCGGCGGCAACCGGCGCGTCAACCGCGTCCTGCACCTGATCGCCGTCACCCAGGGCTGTGGGGCCGGGCCCGGCAAGGACTACGTCGATAAGCTCATCGCCGCCGGCAAGACCCCCACCGAGGCCCTGCGCCTGCTGCGCCGCCGGCTGTCCGACCGCGTGTCCCGGACGCTGCTCGCCGACGAACGCCGTCGCGCCAACTCCACCCGCGCCTCAGGGTCACGTCCCGGTTGGTGGTGTGTGAGTCGGCCGAACCGGTGATCCGTGATTCAGGCTAGTAGGGCTTGGTTGGGTTGGAACAGGTTCAGCGTGTCGGAGTGGGGGAAGGGGTGTCCGGCACACCGGGCAGCAGCCGGTCCAGGAGGCCAGGAGAAGCTGCAGTTGGGCCACGACCTGGTAGGTCGTCAGGCCGTGGCCGCCGCTGATGGGCACAGCCGTTGCAGGGTGCAGAACGCCTAGGCGACCGAGGCCAGGGTGACGTGCCGGTGGAACCCGTTCCAGGTGCGGCCCTCGAAGTCGCCCAGCCCCAGGCCGTGTTTCAGCTCGCGGTCCTCGTGCTCGACCCGCCAGCGGATCTTCGCCGGCCGCACCAGGCGCCGCAGCGGGGTGTCGGCGGGCAGCGTGGACAGCCAGTACTTCGTCGGCTCCCAGTACTTCGTCGGCTCCGCCTCTGCGACGGGCCATTCGGCCAGCAGCCAGCACACCGGCAGGTCCTCACCGCGGTGGGCCCGGCGGATCCGCACCCCGGCCGGCCGCACCCGCAGCGCGCCGAACCGGGAGCGCAGCGGCCCCTGGGAGCCGCGCCGCCAGGTCACCGTGTGCAGCGCGCGTCGCCCGCCGCGCAGGACCAGCTCGCGCACCGGGAGGGGCTTGTCCCGGTAGCGCGGCACCGGGGGTCGCCCGGTGCCCGACCAGGCGGGAGCGGTGCGCTCGGCGGCCTCCGGCAGCACCACGGTGTCCGAGCGCACCCCGACCGCGTAGGGGAATGCCGCGCTCGTCCAGCGCCCGGCGGAAGGCGCCGTCCTGGCCATAGCCCTCGCCGGCGACCACCAGCGGCGCATCCAGGCCCCAGCTGCGCAGCTCGTCGAGCATGTCGACGGCCAGCTGCCACTTCTCCCCATGCCCGACCTCGTCGGGGATCCGGGCCCGGCGCCGCCGCTCGGCCACCACCGCGGCCCGCCCGGGCGGCGCCGCCTGCGCGTCCCAGCTCTCGGCGGGCAGGAACAGCCGCCAGCCCACCGGGCAGGACGCGGCGTCGGTGGCCAGGTGCACGCTGGGAGCGACCTGGCAGTTCGCGGTCTTGCCCAACGCCCCGCAGTACTGCGCGGCCACCCCCGGCGAGGCGTGGCCGTCCTTGGGAAACAGACATCGTCGACCACCCAGGCCACCGGGCGGATGGCCGCCTCCAACCGCCAGGCCAGCTCGGCCAGCACCAGCTGAGGCACCCACGGCGCGTCGGTGAGGAACTGCTGCAGCCCCTGCCGGTCCACCCCCAGCCGGGCGGCCATCGGCTCCACCGACTTGCGGCGCCCCTCCCCCAGCAGCCCGCGCACATACCGCTCGCCCCAGCACCGCTGAGCCACCCGCCCGAACGAACCGAACACCTCGGCGGCGAACGCCTCCAACCGCGCCCGCGCGCCCGTGAGCTCCTCCGGCGTCATCTCCCTCACCTCCGAGGGGCCAACACGCCATCCTTCCCCCAAGGTAACCAAGGGGAGTGTCAAACGAAGGGTGTGACTCGGGTGGTTAGAGTTACTGGCGGCCTGCAGAGAGCCGGCCGTCGAAGGTGATGTCGAACGCGTTCAACGCGGACAGCCGCTTTTGACGCTTGCGCACGATCTTCGGTTCGAAGCTGCCGTCCCGGTCGCGGGGAACGGCGATCTGAACCGGCCCCACATCGGTCGGCACGGTCGTGGACCGGTACCCGTTGCGGGAGTTGCCGCCGTTCCCGCCGGCCGGATCGTGCTTGTCGGTGGGGTCGGCCTGAGGCGCGGTGTCGGCATTGCTGCCGGCCCGTTTCCTCAGGCCGCCCGCCCGAACCGGACGTGCGGCTCTCACCGCATCCGGCTCTCCACAGGTTTATGCCGTTGGGGATGATGTGGGCTGTGACCAGGGGGTGGGAATGTGGTAGCCGCGCCAGCGGTCGTGAACGGTCGCGACCGTGGCAGGGTTGAACAGCTCGATCCCGTCGGCGACGATGCGGTATCCGTCGGTGAATACCTTGCGTCGCAGCTCCCGCCACGACAGGCCGGCGTGTCTTTTGCGGATCCACCGGGCGACCCGCCACCAGGTGTAGTGGTTGAGGTAGCCGAAGGCTCCGCTTGAGCTGCCGTGCTTGAAGTAGTGGCACCAGCCCCGCAGCAACGAGTTGACCCCAAGCAGCAGGGTGGCCAGGTCAGGGTGCGCCTTCTGGCAGGTCAACGCCCGTATCCGGTGCTTGACGCTGGTCAGCGCCTTCTTCGATGGATACGTGTAGACGTGACGGTTGTTGGTTCCTCTCTTGAAACGCCACTGGATGTGGTATCCCAGGAAGTCGAGGCCCTCCCGCAGGTGGACGACCCTCGTCTTGGTCTCCGACAGGCGCAACCCCATCGGTGCCAGGACGGTGGCGATCTCCTCTCGAAGCGTCTCGGCGTCGGTGCGGGTTCCGGCGACCATGACGACCCAGTCGTCGGCGTATCGGGTGAGCCGCCAGTTCGCCAGTCCCTTGCCCCGGCGCCGGTAGCGCGCGTTGTGGTCGCTCATCGTCTGCTGCCACGCCTGGATGAAGTAGTCGTCCAGGACGGACAAGGCGATGTTGGCCAGCAACGGTGAAAGGATCCCACCTTGGGGAGTGCCGGTTCTGGTCTCCTGCTGCTGGCCGAGTTCGGTGAGGATCCCGGCCTTGCAGAACGCCTTGACCAGCGCGAGCACCCGCTTGTCGGCGATCCGTCGACGCACCCGGTCCATCAGGGCCGCGTGGTCGATGGTGTCGAAGCACGCCTCGATGTCACCCTCCAGCACCCAGTGGTACTTGCGGCTGCCGAAGTGGTGGATCTCCGCGAGCGCGTCCTGCGCGCGCCGGTTGGGGCGAAACCCATACGAGCAGGGGCGGAAGCCCTGCTCGAAGATGGGTTCAAGGACCAGCTTCAACGACGCCTGAACGATCCTGTCGATCACCGTCGGTATGCCGAGCCGGCGCAACTTCCCCTCCGACTTCGGGATCATCCGCTCCCGGACCGGCAACGGGCGAAACGTCCGAGACCTCAACCGGCCTCGCAGGTCATCCAGCATCGCCAGCACGCCACCGGCCGCTTCGATCTGCCGGGCCGTCAGCCCATCGACGCCAGCGGTGCGTGCCCCGGTATTGCTGCGGACCCGCTCCCACGCCACGAGCAGGAAGTCCGGGTCCGCTACCAGGTTGAACACATCATCAAACCGGCGAGAACGGTCCTCGCCGGCCCACCGGTGCAGCTTGGTCTGGATCCCCAGTACCCGCCGTTCGGCCCGCAACAGGGCCCACTCGTTCGGCGCGTCGGTGTTCACCAACGTCCTCCTGGCATTCGCAGTCCCTCCGCCGCACGAACCCGCTGCCGCCCTTCCCCATGCGGCCGGCTTTCCCGACCTCGGAGTACTACGGCGGCTCCGCCCGGCCTGACGCCTTCGGCAGGCGACGCACCTATCCCGCACCCCACCCGGATGGCAGGACACCGAAGCAGCGCCAGACCGTTCCCACGTTCACTGGCGACCCTTTGATGGACGAGGCGCCCAGCTTTGCCCCTGCGGCCTCGCTGCGAGTACGCCGTAGACCTTCCCCGCAGCCTCCCGCGCCGGAAGGCTACGACCAGCGCCAGGAGTTCCCCACCGCACAACACGCCGCGGCAGGTACGCACCGCCAACCCAGGCCATATCCGCCAGGTTTGACCTGGTGATCACCTTGAGGGGCTTTACCACACCGGTTCCTCACGTACGCCGTTCCATCTCGCCAACCGGACCCGCGCCATCTGGCAGTACTGGCACGTCCCGGCCTCGTCGAGGCTGCTTCCCGCCCTCACCCGCGTCCCCGGGCTCAGACTGCCTCCCGCTTCAAGCGGCCTGCTACGACAGACCACCGGCGACGGCCTCGCACCGCCGCAAGGTCAACCAGCGCCTCGTGGCGCACTAGCCGAGATGGTCGCTCATCTCGCCCTCCAGGGCGGACTCCAGCAACCGCTTGGTGAGCTGCTGCAGCAACCCACCCTCCCCGGTCAACCGCACCCCCTCGGCCTGGACCCGCTCCACCAGCTCATCGATCAACTACTGGTCCACCGACTGCGGCTGCTGCGGCACCGCCGCCTCGACGGCCCCGGCCCCCATCACGTTCCCACTGGTCATCGGCGCATCTTCCGTGATCGGGAGTTACACCGGTCGTTTTACAGTCCCTAACCAGCCCTACTAGGTGTGTTGTTCGGAGAGGTTGGTGACGCGGGTGGCGGGTGGGTGGCCGCCGAGCGCGGTGTGGGGCCGGTGGTAGTTGTACCAGTCCAGCCAGTCGCCGAACACCGCGCAGCGGGCGGCCTCGGAGGGTTAGGGCTGGTGGTAGGCCCATTCGTCGAGCAGGGTGCGGTGGAAGCGTTCCACCTTGCCGTTGGTCTGCGGCCGCCACGGGCGGGTGTACTCCGGGCGGATACCCCGCCGGGCGCAGGCGGTGCGCCAGGTGGTCTTGGTGTAGGCCCACGCGTTGTCGGTCAACACGCGCTCGACAGTGACGCCGTGGGCGGCGAACCAGGCCACCGCGCGGGT encodes the following:
- a CDS encoding transposase, with translation MGRSGSWPSTCSTSCAAGAWMRRWWSPARAMARTAPSAGRWTSAAFPYAVGVRSDTVVLPEAAERTAPAWSGTGRPPVPRYRDKPLPVRELVLRGGRRALHTVTWRRGSQGPLRSRFGALRVRPAGVRIRRAHRGEDLPVCWLLAEWPVAEAEPTKYWEPTKYWLSTLPADTPLRRLVRPAKIRWRVEHEDRELKHGLGLGDFEGRTWNGFHRHVTLASVA
- the sodN gene encoding superoxide dismutase, Ni, producing MVVHAHCDLPCGVYDPAQARIEAESVKAICEKYQQNEDPVFRARAIQIKEQRADLVKHHLWVLWTDYFKPPHFERYPHLHQLFNEATKLAGAAGAKQATDPAKAEELLDKIDEIAKVFWETKQA
- a CDS encoding alpha/beta fold hydrolase; translated protein: MPTVRCGDVDMYYEESGSGEPIVWIPGTGLLGSTWHRHQVSAFASRYRCLTLDLRGSGRTVGGGDNFTVADLAYDVARLMDELEIASAHLVGLSLGSAVVQELALHRPDLVRTAVLIGTWSSTQREHHIRRHFESRLYALEHGPLDVFTRFAFWMSSPSVVDHEPELQQAVEQELAAHTSTRLEGTAAHFRADLAHETRERLADISCPTLVLHGADDLITLPWYNEQVAALIPNATLRTIPRAGHLVWLERPNAVNRCIEEFLDSQRKIEESVDDEKVTT
- a CDS encoding RidA family protein, with the translated sequence MREELRVPGLPTPISHYTDAVRFGDLLFVSGCAPIDENDQLVGAGDVVAQTRQVLLNLQKVLKHAGADFSDVLKVTVFMVDVSARREVNRVREEFFGDARPASTLIQVCDLAIPGMLIEIEAVVGLPS
- the ltrA gene encoding group II intron reverse transcriptase/maturase, with the translated sequence MNTDAPNEWALLRAERRVLGIQTKLHRWAGEDRSRRFDDVFNLVADPDFLLVAWERVRSNTGARTAGVDGLTARQIEAAGGVLAMLDDLRGRLRSRTFRPLPVRERMIPKSEGKLRRLGIPTVIDRIVQASLKLVLEPIFEQGFRPCSYGFRPNRRAQDALAEIHHFGSRKYHWVLEGDIEACFDTIDHAALMDRVRRRIADKRVLALVKAFCKAGILTELGQQQETRTGTPQGGILSPLLANIALSVLDDYFIQAWQQTMSDHNARYRRRGKGLANWRLTRYADDWVVMVAGTRTDAETLREEIATVLAPMGLRLSETKTRVVHLREGLDFLGYHIQWRFKRGTNNRHVYTYPSKKALTSVKHRIRALTCQKAHPDLATLLLGVNSLLRGWCHYFKHGSSSGAFGYLNHYTWWRVARWIRKRHAGLSWRELRRKVFTDGYRIVADGIELFNPATVATVHDRWRGYHIPTPWSQPTSSPTA
- a CDS encoding ABC transporter ATP-binding protein, translating into MADIVNLAAVTVVRDGKPLLDSVDWTVRQGERWVVLGPNGAGKTTLLRVAATTIHPSSGSAAVLGQLLGRVDVFTLRPRIGLASVAVADQLPRHEPVRDVVMTALHAVVGRWREPYDTADEQRAAYLLDQLGVGALHDRHFGSLSEGERKRVLIARALMAEPELLLLDEPAAGLDLGGREELVHRLGMLARDPLSPATVLVTHHVEEIPEGFTHALMLRHGRVVAAGPIEQTLTAANLSACFGLPLEVHRERGRWTARTVAIGAHKRLVDAGEPTR
- a CDS encoding transposase yields the protein MLSAAVILGETAGVGRFRSKAAFARFNGTAPIPVWSATTERVRLSRGGNRRVNRVLHLIAVTQGCGAGPGKDYVDKLIAAGKTPTEALRLLRRRLSDRVSRTLLADERRRANSTRASGSRPGWWCVSRPNR